Proteins found in one Leptospira hartskeerlii genomic segment:
- a CDS encoding AI-2E family transporter translates to MSPKEGQETNRKLFNLILGIFCIGTGLLLFVVLRPYFYSALVALILYLATRKQYKQLRRLIGPRFEPLAPWIMIGSVCMIVILPSYFMIRTLIEESLSILFKIRISLSEDKIIDTIMSLNILTDLFTDNPFFWVKLPEIYGDFAKNYIDILNLDSLYAVLSNASSFILGSIDLPAGIIMNLFFSLLLLFFFYQDGRKIERFILDNLPFSTEVEEQVGRKVASAVQTVFKGNLIVSIMQGAGVYILLLFAKISNPFLYASLAAFFSLIPVIGTSVVWLPIGLYLMFIENNIIGASLFMVMGLTLYIVLENVVKPKMLDKKLRIHPLLIFLSLIGGIQEFGIMGLVLGPVAVTMVVILWDFWKLYRKDFFAS, encoded by the coding sequence ATGTCCCCCAAAGAAGGACAGGAAACCAACCGAAAACTTTTTAACCTGATCTTAGGTATATTTTGTATCGGGACAGGACTTCTACTCTTCGTAGTTTTAAGACCTTATTTTTATTCCGCACTTGTTGCTTTGATCTTATATTTAGCCACTCGAAAACAATATAAACAATTAAGAAGACTGATCGGTCCTAGGTTTGAGCCATTAGCTCCTTGGATCATGATCGGTTCCGTTTGTATGATCGTAATTTTGCCTTCTTATTTTATGATCCGCACATTGATCGAAGAATCTCTTTCCATTTTATTCAAGATCAGGATCTCTCTTTCTGAAGATAAGATCATCGATACGATCATGAGTTTGAATATTCTCACCGATCTATTTACGGATAATCCTTTCTTTTGGGTCAAGCTTCCTGAAATTTACGGGGACTTTGCTAAGAATTATATAGATATCTTAAACTTAGACAGTTTATATGCTGTTTTGAGTAATGCCTCTTCTTTTATTTTAGGTTCTATTGATCTTCCTGCCGGTATCATCATGAATCTGTTCTTCTCACTTTTACTTTTGTTCTTCTTCTACCAAGATGGAAGAAAGATAGAAAGATTCATTTTAGATAATTTGCCTTTTTCCACAGAAGTAGAGGAACAAGTAGGTAGAAAAGTCGCCTCCGCGGTTCAAACAGTGTTTAAGGGAAATCTAATTGTTTCCATTATGCAAGGAGCTGGAGTTTATATTCTTCTTTTGTTTGCAAAAATTTCCAATCCATTCTTATACGCTAGTCTTGCGGCATTCTTCTCATTGATCCCGGTGATCGGAACCTCGGTTGTTTGGTTGCCGATCGGGCTTTATTTGATGTTCATTGAGAATAATATTATAGGTGCGAGCTTATTCATGGTAATGGGCCTCACCTTGTATATCGTTCTGGAGAATGTTGTAAAACCTAAGATGTTGGATAAAAAGCTTAGGATCCATCCTTTGCTAATCTTTTTGTCTTTGATCGGAGGGATCCAGGAATTCGGGATCATGGGACTGGTGCTCGGACCGGTTGCGGTCACAATGGTTGTGATCCTTTGGGACTTCTGGAAATTATACAGAAAAGACTTTTTTGCCAGTTAA
- the xseA gene encoding exodeoxyribonuclease VII large subunit, whose amino-acid sequence MEETKTYSVSEINSIVKQLLTGPDILRNIWIQGEISNYSKSHQGHIYFNLKDPKSLIACTFFSYSNGRYKGKPLENGMEIKAFGAISVYEPRGQYNLNISKIEELGQGDLLLQIEELKRKLAAQGIFDPERKRKLPAFPWRIGVATSPTGAAIEDIIRISKQRFPNIDILISPCLVQGDGAPESIISAIKQLNDPKWDVDLIIAGRGGGSTEDLMAFNDEKVVLAFAESRVPIISAVGHQIDSVLSDLAADHFAPTPTAAAEMAVPEMELVESGLAEFEVRLKIALKNQAGNLKEKLRILTNKKAFLDPRSMLNDRILQLDEINSRINLLGKNYLMSAQNKFSPVSTGLLTSFKSHLERKKKEFQLLSGKLEGFSPLGTLKRGYSVVRKKGKKVVTSPTQLEKEEELEVILAEGRIRVSYQGEIQ is encoded by the coding sequence ATGGAAGAAACAAAAACATATTCCGTTTCGGAAATCAATTCCATCGTTAAACAACTTCTAACCGGTCCGGACATTCTTCGGAATATCTGGATCCAAGGAGAGATCTCTAATTATTCCAAATCTCATCAAGGTCATATTTATTTTAACCTAAAAGATCCTAAGTCTCTTATTGCCTGTACTTTTTTCTCTTATAGTAATGGAAGATATAAGGGAAAACCTCTGGAAAATGGAATGGAGATCAAGGCGTTCGGTGCGATCTCCGTTTATGAACCTAGGGGCCAATATAATTTAAATATTTCTAAAATAGAAGAGTTAGGACAAGGGGACCTTCTACTTCAAATAGAAGAATTAAAAAGAAAACTTGCTGCGCAGGGAATATTTGATCCGGAAAGAAAAAGGAAGCTTCCTGCATTTCCTTGGAGAATTGGAGTTGCCACTTCTCCTACCGGAGCGGCTATCGAAGATATTATTCGTATTTCTAAACAAAGATTTCCTAATATAGATATTTTGATCTCTCCTTGCCTTGTTCAGGGAGATGGAGCACCCGAATCCATTATTTCTGCTATCAAACAATTAAATGACCCTAAGTGGGACGTGGATCTGATCATTGCAGGTCGAGGCGGTGGAAGTACTGAAGACTTGATGGCGTTTAATGACGAAAAAGTGGTCCTCGCATTTGCAGAAAGCCGAGTTCCTATTATTTCTGCAGTTGGGCACCAGATAGATTCCGTTCTTTCGGATTTGGCTGCGGATCATTTTGCTCCTACTCCTACGGCCGCTGCAGAAATGGCCGTGCCGGAAATGGAATTAGTAGAATCGGGACTTGCAGAATTTGAAGTACGACTTAAGATCGCTTTAAAAAATCAGGCTGGCAATCTAAAAGAAAAGTTAAGGATACTCACGAATAAAAAAGCATTCTTAGATCCTAGATCCATGTTGAATGATCGGATCTTACAACTAGACGAGATCAATTCTAGAATAAATCTATTGGGCAAAAATTATTTGATGAGCGCCCAGAATAAATTTAGCCCTGTATCGACAGGACTTTTAACTTCTTTTAAATCCCATTTGGAAAGAAAGAAGAAGGAGTTCCAACTTCTCTCCGGAAAGTTAGAAGGCTTTTCCCCTTTAGGAACTTTGAAAAGAGGATACTCTGTGGTCCGTAAGAAAGGAAAAAAAGTCGTTACATCTCCGACACAATTGGAGAAAGAGGAAGAACTAGAGGTCATATTGGCGGAAGGTAGGATTCGGGTTTCTTACCAAGGTGAAATACAATGA
- a CDS encoding exodeoxyribonuclease VII small subunit, whose protein sequence is MSKKTEISFEQALTELEQIAENLERGQLTLEESIKSYERGMELKILCQSILAEAEGKIEYLSKSGSGETQKKTASPKSETSSRAATPPSDDDELF, encoded by the coding sequence ATGAGCAAAAAGACAGAAATCAGTTTTGAACAAGCCCTAACCGAATTGGAGCAGATCGCAGAAAATTTGGAAAGAGGACAATTGACCTTAGAAGAATCCATTAAATCTTATGAAAGAGGGATGGAACTAAAGATCCTTTGCCAATCCATCCTTGCGGAAGCCGAAGGAAAAATTGAATATCTTTCCAAATCAGGAAGCGGAGAGACCCAAAAGAAAACTGCAAGTCCTAAGTCGGAAACTTCTTCTAGAGCGGCGACACCACCGTCGGACGATGACGAGTTATTTTAA
- a CDS encoding DUF2752 domain-containing protein, with amino-acid sequence MFRSFLPLIFSSIVFLLITIAISFLLPLDSESEHWFTICWWKHLTGWDCPGCGLTRSVICFFRGDFSQSWEYHPFGIPVSILGFSGLIVRWNFGKQVWRKILENRFTEFFAYLGVISIFVWYYIKHFY; translated from the coding sequence ATGTTTCGTTCGTTCCTTCCGCTTATATTTTCCTCAATTGTCTTCTTATTAATAACAATTGCGATTTCTTTTCTGTTACCATTAGATAGCGAATCGGAACATTGGTTTACGATCTGCTGGTGGAAACATTTAACAGGTTGGGATTGTCCTGGCTGCGGACTAACTAGATCTGTGATCTGTTTTTTTAGAGGAGATTTCTCCCAGTCTTGGGAATATCATCCGTTCGGAATTCCGGTCTCCATTTTAGGATTTTCCGGTTTGATCGTCCGCTGGAATTTCGGTAAACAGGTTTGGAGAAAAATTTTAGAAAATCGTTTTACTGAATTTTTTGCGTATTTGGGAGTTATTTCAATTTTTGTTTGGTACTATATCAAACATTTCTATTAA
- a CDS encoding DUF5684 domain-containing protein, whose amino-acid sequence MEENSGSGIGLIITAIVYIAIIGVFLVSLWKIFEKAGKPGWAGIIPIYNLYVLMEIIGRPGWWLILFFIPCVGIVISIITAIDLAKSFGKTAGYAVLFIFAVGYPILAFSDAKYVGPAAKSA is encoded by the coding sequence ATGGAAGAAAATTCAGGTTCAGGAATCGGTTTGATCATAACCGCAATCGTTTATATAGCGATCATTGGAGTATTCCTAGTTTCCTTATGGAAAATTTTCGAAAAAGCAGGAAAGCCTGGTTGGGCAGGGATCATTCCTATCTATAACCTTTATGTATTAATGGAAATTATTGGAAGACCAGGTTGGTGGTTGATCCTATTTTTCATTCCTTGCGTTGGTATCGTTATCAGCATTATTACCGCTATCGATTTAGCAAAATCATTCGGTAAAACTGCGGGTTATGCAGTACTTTTCATTTTTGCGGTCGGATATCCGATATTAGCATTTTCTGATGCAAAATATGTGGGACCAGCTGCAAAATCAGCTTGA